A DNA window from Gordonia humi contains the following coding sequences:
- a CDS encoding CoA transferase: MSRFEPLSGVRVIDFTRVLSGPYATMTLAELGADVIKVEMPAVGDETRAWGPASVNGSSAYFAAVNRGKRSVTLDLGSSEGRLAARQLVSTADVLVENFRPGVADRLGIGADEMMAAFPGLIYGSITGFGTSGPLADAAGTEVIVEAESGLMDVTGMPGAAPVRFGVAMVDIATGLALSTGVCAALAERARTGVGRRVDTSLFATAVSSLGTLIAGSAADGTTPDRWGSGHPTIVPYRAFEVVDGFVVLGATNDAMFTRLVGGLGIDPAEIDAAWSTNAGRINARTDVETVIHRSISHRCAGDVVTVLRDHGVLVAEVASAADTASGEQALALSLFEHHDGIPFSRSPLSGSDTRPLWRAPQLGEHTAEVFAELNRGADCASAAAQNRKG; encoded by the coding sequence GTGTCAAGATTTGAGCCGCTGAGTGGCGTGCGTGTCATTGATTTCACCAGAGTGTTGTCAGGACCTTACGCGACGATGACTCTCGCTGAACTCGGAGCCGACGTCATCAAGGTGGAGATGCCTGCTGTTGGCGACGAGACCCGAGCCTGGGGGCCGGCGTCGGTGAACGGATCGAGCGCCTACTTCGCCGCGGTGAACCGGGGAAAACGAAGTGTGACGCTGGACTTGGGGTCGAGTGAGGGGCGGCTGGCCGCACGGCAACTGGTATCGACAGCCGACGTTCTGGTCGAGAACTTCCGGCCAGGTGTCGCTGACCGCCTGGGCATCGGTGCCGACGAGATGATGGCCGCGTTCCCTGGTCTGATCTACGGATCTATCACCGGCTTCGGTACATCTGGCCCGCTAGCTGACGCCGCCGGCACCGAAGTCATCGTTGAGGCGGAGTCCGGCTTGATGGACGTCACCGGTATGCCCGGCGCGGCCCCGGTCCGGTTCGGCGTCGCGATGGTCGACATCGCAACCGGTCTGGCCCTGTCGACCGGCGTGTGCGCGGCCCTGGCCGAGCGCGCCCGTACCGGGGTGGGACGCCGGGTGGACACATCACTCTTTGCCACGGCGGTCAGTTCCCTCGGCACTCTCATCGCGGGCTCGGCCGCCGACGGAACGACGCCCGATCGGTGGGGCAGTGGCCATCCGACGATCGTGCCCTACCGGGCCTTCGAAGTAGTGGACGGCTTCGTTGTGCTCGGGGCCACCAATGACGCGATGTTCACCCGGCTCGTCGGAGGTCTCGGCATCGACCCGGCCGAGATCGACGCCGCCTGGTCGACGAATGCCGGCCGAATCAACGCTCGCACCGACGTCGAGACCGTGATTCACCGGTCTATCAGCCATCGCTGCGCCGGCGACGTGGTGACCGTGTTGCGCGATCACGGGGTACTCGTCGCCGAGGTGGCCTCGGCAGCCGACACTGCCAGTGGCGAACAGGCGCTGGCCTTGTCGCTCTTCGAACACCACGACGGCATTCCGTTCAGCCGATCCCCGCTGTCGGGCAGTGACACCCGGCCGCTCTGGCGTGCTCCCCAGCTCGGCGAACATACGGCTGAGGTGTTCGCTGAACTGAACCGAGGGGCCGACTGCGCGAGTGCAGCGGCTCAGAACCGAAAGGGGTGA
- a CDS encoding zinc-binding dehydrogenase: MSRTLGRAAVMVEHGADFVVREFDLPSAEPGGLIVEIEAATVCGSDVHAWQGHLALPVEPPMILGHEMAGRVVEIGAGAEVDSVGQSVAVGDRVVWSHISCGHCYECTVLGDELLCADRYIAYLTSCAAPPHFTGTFADHAIVRPAAGRIRVPDGVQSDWAAAGSCALRTVVRSLQVAGPIGHDDTVVVQGAGPLGLFATAMLSLRDPRKLVVVGGPADRLELAREWGATHTVVVDPAEPPKARVDAVRSITERGASIAFELAGVPGVVAEGVQMMARGGRYVVMGTLGGAAQPVDVATIVTRGVTLVGSMSGRIGDYDTALRFLDRYQNRFDWDRLLGRSYRLDQVADAMAAMRRMDEIKPVIRP, encoded by the coding sequence ATGTCGAGGACTCTGGGACGTGCGGCCGTCATGGTCGAACATGGCGCGGACTTCGTCGTGCGCGAGTTCGACCTACCGTCCGCCGAACCGGGCGGACTGATCGTCGAGATCGAGGCCGCCACTGTGTGCGGCTCGGACGTGCACGCCTGGCAAGGACATCTCGCGCTGCCGGTCGAGCCGCCGATGATTCTAGGCCATGAGATGGCGGGCCGAGTGGTCGAGATCGGCGCGGGTGCCGAGGTGGACAGTGTCGGCCAGTCGGTCGCAGTCGGCGACCGCGTTGTCTGGTCCCATATCTCCTGTGGCCACTGCTATGAATGCACCGTGCTCGGCGACGAGCTCCTCTGCGCCGACCGGTATATCGCCTACCTGACCAGTTGCGCCGCACCTCCGCATTTCACCGGAACGTTTGCCGATCACGCGATAGTACGTCCGGCGGCGGGTCGGATCCGAGTTCCCGACGGCGTGCAGTCGGACTGGGCGGCCGCAGGCAGTTGCGCACTGCGCACCGTGGTCCGCTCGCTCCAGGTAGCCGGACCGATCGGCCACGATGACACCGTGGTCGTGCAAGGAGCTGGACCACTCGGGCTCTTCGCAACCGCGATGCTCTCGCTGCGCGATCCACGGAAGCTGGTCGTCGTCGGCGGTCCCGCCGACCGTCTTGAGCTCGCCCGCGAATGGGGCGCCACCCACACCGTCGTCGTCGATCCGGCCGAACCGCCGAAGGCCCGCGTCGACGCGGTCAGGTCGATCACTGAGCGCGGCGCCTCGATCGCCTTCGAACTGGCCGGAGTCCCAGGAGTGGTTGCCGAAGGCGTCCAGATGATGGCGCGCGGCGGCCGGTATGTGGTGATGGGGACCCTCGGCGGCGCGGCCCAACCGGTGGATGTCGCCACCATCGTTACCCGTGGAGTCACCCTCGTCGGGTCGATGAGCGGCCGTATCGGCGACTATGACACCGCGCTGAGGTTCCTTGACCGCTATCAGAACCGTTTCGATTGGGACCGTCTCCTCGGCCGGAGCTATCGACTCGACCAGGTTGCGGATGCGATGGCGGCGATGCGACGGATGGACGAGATCAAGCCGGTCATCCGGCCGTAG
- a CDS encoding LysR substrate-binding domain-containing protein gives MREFELFRDGMGGTVRIAAIPSAAAVLLPLLVREANERYPGIRIEIMDSLAQVALAGLLNGDVDIAITTSSNLPDSVLYTELLEDRFAVIHCSDHPFTTQKQVTWAELARESLVMFDGNSSIRTLTDAALTEIGASADITAEASSIPVIAGFVSAGIGVAAVPGLVTPLMMAPGIHSTPLGTPAVVRHVGIAQILGRSESPACTQIVALLREITTTNTAHPIQD, from the coding sequence ATGCGGGAGTTCGAGCTGTTTCGCGACGGGATGGGCGGAACCGTGCGGATCGCCGCGATCCCATCCGCCGCGGCCGTTCTCCTTCCTCTGCTCGTGCGGGAGGCCAATGAACGGTATCCGGGAATCCGAATCGAGATCATGGATTCCCTCGCCCAGGTGGCTCTAGCAGGGCTCCTGAATGGCGATGTTGACATCGCCATCACCACATCCAGCAACCTTCCCGACTCCGTGCTCTACACCGAGCTACTCGAAGACAGATTCGCCGTCATACATTGCAGCGACCACCCGTTCACCACACAAAAGCAGGTGACCTGGGCCGAGCTCGCTCGCGAATCACTAGTTATGTTCGACGGCAACAGCAGCATCCGGACACTAACCGACGCGGCACTGACCGAAATCGGCGCATCGGCGGATATAACTGCTGAAGCGAGTAGCATCCCCGTCATCGCCGGTTTCGTCTCCGCCGGCATCGGCGTCGCCGCCGTCCCCGGACTTGTCACCCCACTGATGATGGCTCCGGGCATCCACTCAACCCCACTAGGCACGCCCGCCGTTGTGCGCCACGTCGGTATCGCGCAGATTCTCGGGCGATCGGAGTCCCCCGCATGCACTCAGATCGTGGCTCTGCTCCGTGAGATCACCACCACCAACACCGCACACCCAATTCAGGACTGA
- a CDS encoding type IV secretory system conjugative DNA transfer family protein gives MGTTTSFQAAPAGQARSDVTNSCTSPDSQSSSVSDVFSTATTMLDPLADPAIRRMVDVPADQSIDLEAFVLDGANTLYLACQSTQPKAAPIVAAMTSEVYSILDLASQREPSLRLTVPARLVLDEVNNIAPIPDLPGKMTDSGGRGISIWAFAHNRIQNIKRWGQYAGEEFTINAPNRMILPGLGDIDELESVSRLFGTWMEPQSERPGDVRERRVLSPQEIRELPEDQALMIYRNTRPVIVHLPTVWDRPEHAAAVTDSTALFEHIRATGNTDADLADLRTAGQLR, from the coding sequence ATGTCACCAACTCGTGCACCAGCCCCGACTCGCAGTCCTCATCGGTCTCGGATGTGTTCTCCACCGCGACCACGATGCTCGACCCCCTCGCTGACCCGGCGATCCGCCGCATGGTCGACGTCCCGGCCGACCAATCCATCGACCTGGAAGCGTTCGTGCTCGACGGCGCGAACACCCTGTACCTGGCGTGTCAGTCCACTCAACCCAAGGCTGCACCGATCGTCGCGGCTATGACCAGCGAGGTCTACTCGATTCTGGATCTGGCCTCTCAACGAGAGCCGAGCCTGCGCCTTACGGTTCCCGCCCGACTGGTCCTCGACGAGGTCAACAACATCGCGCCGATACCGGACCTGCCCGGGAAAATGACCGACTCCGGCGGCCGCGGTATCAGTATCTGGGCGTTCGCACACAACCGGATCCAGAACATCAAACGGTGGGGCCAATATGCCGGTGAAGAGTTCACGATCAACGCACCGAACCGGATGATTCTGCCGGGCCTGGGCGACATCGACGAACTCGAATCGGTCTCGCGTCTGTTCGGGACCTGGATGGAGCCGCAATCAGAGCGGCCCGGTGATGTCCGCGAACGACGAGTGCTCAGTCCCCAAGAGATCCGCGAACTCCCGGAAGATCAAGCCTTGATGATCTACCGGAACACCCGTCCGGTCATCGTGCACCTGCCGACCGTGTGGGACCGACCCGAGCACGCTGCGGCGGTCACCGACTCGACCGCTCTGTTCGAGCACATCCGCGCTACCGGCAACACTGACGCTGACCTGGCGGATCTGAGGACGGCAGGACAGCTGCGATGA